The proteins below are encoded in one region of Hordeum vulgare subsp. vulgare chromosome 3H, MorexV3_pseudomolecules_assembly, whole genome shotgun sequence:
- the LOC123442588 gene encoding putative lipid phosphate phosphatase 3, chloroplastic, which produces MQQVQHTVQTHGYGLARKHTYDWVVLILLAAVVVVLHYAPPFNRFVGKDIMTDIRYPVKQSTVPAWAVPVISMLCPVLVFIALYVARRDVYDLHHATLGVIFAVMITAAFTDVIKNAVGRPRPDFFWRCFPDGRQVYDQVTGGVICHGKKGFLTDGRKSFPSGHTSWSFAGFGFLSLYLSGKIQAFDRKGHVAKLCIVILPLLLASLVGISRIDNYRHHWEDVFVGGLIGYIVAVLCYLHFFPPPYHHQGWGPYAYFHMLEELEAANSNNAQNQQPAGEHHIGLTGQHHNGRSRNDLESGTV; this is translated from the exons ATGCAGCAGGTTCAGCACACGGTTCAGACGCATGGATATGGGCTGGCCAGAAAGCACACGTATGACTGGGTCGTTCTTATTCTCCTAGCTGCTGTCGTGGTCGTCCTGCATTATGCTCCCCCGTTTAACCGGTTCGTCGGGAAGGATATAATGACTGATATTAGGTACCCGGTGAAACAGAGTACTGTGCCTGCATGGGCTGTCCCT gtgATCTCTATGCTGTGTCCTGTGCTTGTCTTCATAGCACTGTATGTTGCTAGAAGAGATGTCTATGATCTTCACCACGCAACGCTAG GTGTTATTTTTGCTGTGATGATCACTGCCGCTTTCACTGATGTGATAAAGAATGCAGTAGGGAGACCAAGGCCAGACTTCTTTTGGCGGTGTTTTCCTGATGGAAGGCAG GTATATGATCAAGTGACTGGTGGTGTGATTTGCCATGGCAAGAAAGGTTTCTTAACCGATGGGCGCAAGAGTTTTCCTAGTGGACACACGTCGT GGTCTTTTGCTGGATTTGGGTTTTTGTCACTATACTTATCTGGCAAAATTCAGGCATTTGATCGCAAAGGTCACGTGGCAAAGCTTTGCATCGTGATTCTTCCTCTACTTCTCGCTTCACTTGTTGGGATTTCTAGAATAGACAACTATCGACACCACTGGGAGGACGTGTTTGTCGGTGGCCTGATTGGATATATCGTGGCAGTGCTGTGCTATTTGCACTTCTTTCCtcctccatatcaccatcaag GCTGGGGGCCCTATGCATACTTCCACATGCTGGAGGAGCTTGAGGCGGCCAATTCAAATAATGCACAAAACCAACAGCCTGCAGGTGAGCATCATATCGGATTGACCGGCCAACACCATAACGGGAGATCAAGAAATGATTTGGAATCTGGAACTGTGTAA